One Jannaschia sp. GRR-S6-38 genomic window carries:
- a CDS encoding universal stress protein yields MTTKLVVGLDGHASGERALAHARHLAELIGDCELIVVYVVEWSPFSFQTPEENAERHKRREEELKLAHDRIIDPAVKKLTDGGMKAEGIVRHGDVAQTLNRVCKDKGASQIVVARSSEGGFAQRVFGSSTSNLVMSASVPVTVVA; encoded by the coding sequence ATGACAACAAAGCTCGTGGTGGGCCTGGACGGCCACGCATCGGGAGAACGGGCGCTGGCGCATGCCAGGCACCTGGCCGAGTTGATCGGCGACTGCGAATTGATCGTGGTCTATGTCGTCGAATGGTCGCCGTTTTCGTTCCAGACCCCGGAGGAGAATGCCGAGCGTCACAAGCGCCGGGAGGAGGAGCTGAAGCTCGCCCATGACCGGATCATCGACCCGGCGGTCAAGAAGCTCACCGATGGCGGCATGAAAGCCGAAGGGATCGTGCGGCACGGCGACGTGGCGCAGACCCTCAATCGCGTCTGCAAGGACAAGGGCGCCTCGCAAATCGTCGTCGCCCGCTCCTCCGAAGGCGGCTTCGCGCAGCGCGTCTTCGGCAGCTCCACTTCCAACCTGGTCATGAGCGCTTCGGTGCCCGTGACCGTCGTGGCGTGA
- a CDS encoding alanine/glycine:cation symporter family protein, producing MTAAARAQEATTPSEALTLDQQVNEIFASATGPFVSLIFAPFPGTEFPWIVMWLVVAATVFTLYFGFVQFRFFGHSIALVKGDYSDPDDAGEVSHFQALATALSGTVGLGNIAGVAVAVGIGGPGATFWMILAGLLGMASKFTECTLGVKYRNEYPDGTVSGGPMYYMQKGFDELGLPGGRILAILFSVFCILGALGGGNMFQANQAHAQISGIVGDFPGWITGLVFAAVVFAVIVGGIKSIAKVTEKVVPFMGIMYVGAALIILIVNYDMIGAAFGQIFAGAFTGLGVAGGFVGALIQGFKRAAFSNEAGVGSAAIAHSAVRTKEPITEGFVSLLEPLIDTVVICTMTALVITISGQLIMDEATGNFLLNEAGTAIATVGDTSGVALTSAAFGSSISWFPYVLAIAVILFAFSTMISWSYYGLKAWTYLFGEGKTTELVFKLIFCVFIVIGAAASLGPVIDFSDAAIFAMAVVNIFALYFLMKLVRIELTSYGARLKAGEIRKYATA from the coding sequence ATGACCGCTGCCGCCCGCGCGCAGGAGGCGACGACCCCGTCGGAGGCTCTGACGCTGGACCAGCAGGTCAACGAGATCTTCGCCAGCGCGACGGGCCCCTTCGTCAGCCTGATCTTCGCACCCTTCCCGGGTACGGAATTCCCGTGGATCGTGATGTGGCTGGTGGTCGCGGCGACGGTCTTCACGCTCTATTTCGGCTTCGTGCAGTTCCGCTTCTTCGGCCATTCCATCGCGCTGGTGAAGGGCGACTACTCCGATCCCGACGACGCGGGCGAGGTCAGCCACTTCCAAGCGCTTGCGACCGCCCTGTCGGGCACCGTGGGCTTGGGCAACATCGCGGGCGTCGCGGTGGCCGTCGGCATCGGCGGGCCGGGGGCCACGTTCTGGATGATCCTCGCAGGCCTGCTGGGCATGGCGTCGAAATTCACCGAGTGCACGCTGGGCGTGAAATACCGCAACGAGTATCCCGACGGCACCGTCTCGGGCGGGCCGATGTATTACATGCAGAAGGGCTTCGACGAGCTGGGCCTGCCGGGCGGCCGGATCCTCGCGATCCTGTTCTCGGTCTTCTGCATCCTGGGCGCGCTGGGCGGGGGCAACATGTTCCAGGCCAACCAGGCGCATGCGCAGATCTCGGGGATCGTGGGCGATTTTCCGGGCTGGATCACCGGCCTTGTCTTCGCCGCGGTGGTCTTCGCGGTGATCGTCGGCGGCATCAAGTCCATCGCCAAGGTGACCGAGAAGGTCGTGCCGTTCATGGGCATCATGTATGTCGGCGCGGCCCTCATCATCCTGATCGTGAACTACGACATGATCGGCGCGGCCTTCGGCCAGATCTTCGCGGGCGCCTTCACCGGCCTCGGCGTGGCAGGCGGCTTCGTCGGCGCGCTGATCCAGGGCTTCAAGCGGGCGGCCTTCTCGAACGAGGCGGGCGTCGGCTCGGCGGCCATCGCCCACTCGGCGGTGCGCACCAAGGAGCCGATCACCGAGGGCTTCGTCTCGCTGCTCGAGCCGCTGATCGACACGGTCGTCATCTGCACGATGACGGCGCTTGTCATCACCATCTCGGGCCAGCTCATCATGGACGAGGCGACGGGCAACTTCCTGCTCAACGAGGCGGGCACGGCCATCGCGACGGTGGGCGACACGTCCGGCGTGGCGCTGACCTCGGCGGCCTTCGGGTCCTCGATCTCGTGGTTCCCCTACGTGCTGGCCATTGCGGTGATCCTCTTCGCCTTCTCGACGATGATCTCGTGGAGCTATTATGGGCTGAAGGCTTGGACCTATCTCTTCGGCGAGGGGAAGACGACGGAGCTTGTCTTCAAGCTGATCTTCTGCGTCTTCATCGTGATCGGCGCGGCGGCGAGCCTCGGGCCGGTGATCGACTTCTCGGACGCGGCGATCTTCGCCATGGCCGTGGTCAACATCTTCGCGCTCTACTTCCTGATGAAGCTGGTTCGCATCGAGCTGACCTCCTACGGCGCGCGGCTGAAGGCCGGAGAGATCCGCAAATACGCCACCGCCTGA
- a CDS encoding amino acid ABC transporter ATP-binding protein yields MAMADTNPQGMTVSDEVAIEIKNMNKWYGSFHVLRDIDLTVQRGERIVICGPSGSGKSTLIRCINALEEHQQGSIVVDGTPLSSDLKNIDRIRSEVGMCFQHFNLFPHLTIMENCTLAPIWVRKIPKREAEETAMHFLEKVKIPEQADKYPGQLSGGQQQRVAIARSLCMRPRIMLFDEPTSALDPEMIKEVLDTMIQLAEEGMTMLCVTHEMGFARQVANRVIFMDAGQIVEQNEPESFFKNPQNERTKLFLSQILGH; encoded by the coding sequence ATGGCTATGGCTGACACCAATCCGCAGGGCATGACCGTCTCCGACGAGGTGGCCATCGAAATCAAGAACATGAACAAGTGGTACGGGTCGTTCCACGTGCTGCGCGATATCGACCTGACCGTGCAGCGGGGCGAGCGGATCGTGATCTGCGGGCCCTCGGGCTCGGGCAAGTCGACGCTGATCCGCTGCATCAACGCGCTCGAGGAGCACCAGCAGGGGTCGATCGTCGTCGACGGCACCCCGCTATCGTCGGATCTCAAGAACATCGACCGGATCCGCTCCGAAGTCGGGATGTGCTTCCAGCACTTCAACCTCTTCCCGCACCTGACGATCATGGAGAACTGCACGCTGGCCCCGATCTGGGTCCGCAAGATCCCTAAGCGGGAGGCGGAAGAGACGGCGATGCACTTCCTCGAGAAGGTCAAGATCCCCGAGCAGGCTGACAAGTATCCCGGCCAACTCTCGGGCGGTCAGCAGCAGCGGGTCGCCATCGCGCGAAGCCTCTGCATGCGGCCCCGCATCATGCTGTTCGACGAGCCGACCTCGGCCCTCGACCCCGAGATGATCAAGGAGGTGCTGGATACGATGATCCAGCTCGCCGAGGAGGGGATGACGATGCTCTGCGTGACCCACGAGATGGGCTTCGCGCGCCAGGTCGCCAACCGCGTCATCTTCATGGATGCCGGCCAGATCGTCGAACAGAACGAGCCGGAATCCTTCTTCAAGAACCCGCAGAACGAGCGCACCAAGCTGTTCCTGAGCCAGATCCTCGGACACTGA